One window of Triplophysa rosa linkage group LG8, Trosa_1v2, whole genome shotgun sequence genomic DNA carries:
- the LOC130557465 gene encoding uncharacterized protein LOC130557465 — MKKAEKNLALIKKMMQKTFSLRRQTIVNTCPPVKELMELWPALKMESEVMCSGTCSWYMQSSNELQTRTCPTHCTLSLTDIPRLMTLFRQKAAKTRKTSDALAEILRIYDEQELRDVHTKRTTVLHALPVYLHEDVSGFFRTCTDISDEPLLLDVAVVLLTVVTENDRSPVHFQPVKISVVIESEIVVSLSRFADAFLVMCGLIYALHLSYPRGLTNTFEFTQKNVLGLEGGKLSPKLQSLKNDLMRM, encoded by the exons ATGAAGAAAGCTGAGAAGAACTTGGCGCTTATAAAAAAGATGATGCAGAAAACATTTAGCCTGCGGCGACAGACCATAGTGAACACGTGCCCACCAGTGAAAGAGCTCATGGAACTCTGGCCTGCACTCAAAATGGAGTCTGAGGTAATGTGTAGTGGCACTTGTTCCTG gtaTATGCAGAGTTCCAACGAATTACAAACCAGAACCTGCCCAACACATTGTACTCTGAGCTTGACAGACATTCCTAGACTGATGACCCTGTTCAGACAGAAGGCAGCCAAAACCAGGAAGACATCAGATGCTCTGGCTGAAATTCTAAGAATCTATGATGAACAG GAGCTTCGTGACGTACACACCAAGCGTACCACTGTTCTTCATGCCCTTCCTGTGTATTTACATGAGGACGTCTCTGGGTTCTTCAGGACCTGCACA GACATATCTGATGAGCCACTGCTTTTAGATGTTGCAGTTGTCCTCCTTACAGTCGTCACAGAAAATGACAGAAGTCCAGTTCACTTCCAGCCTGTGAAAATCTCTGTTGTCATTGAAAGCGAGATTGTGGTCAGCCTCTCCAGATTTGCTGATGCCTTCCTGGTAATGTGTGGACTGATCTATGCACTACACCTCAGCTATCCCAGGGGACTGACCAACACTTTTgaattcactcaaaaaaatgtacTTGGTCTTGAAGGTGGTAAACTGTCACCCAAGTTACAGAGTCTCAAAAATGACTTGATGCGTATGTAG